AACCATTCTCTCGATGCATACCCGGTCAGGTCCGGTGCGGAACCGAGTGATCCCTGATTGCCAAACTTATGGCAATCGGTGCATTTTAGTTCACCAACAAGTAACTCGCGCCCCCGTTGAGCATCTGATGATTGATAGGGTTCATGCCCCGCTTCGGCCGCCAGTGCCGTGGCGACGGCCATCAACTTATTCTGCAACGCAGGACGATCGTTCTCGGCGAAGAGACTTCGGATGTGTTCCGTCATTTCGTTGTTTTTGAACGCGGTATTTCCGAAATAATTGCTCCCTGAAATCTGATCAACATCGAAAAATCCCATGATCCACTTCGTTGAACCAATCCCGTAGAGATTCGGCGCAGTGGATTCTGCCACCGCCGTACCCTGATCACCGGCGTCCGCCATCGCGTGGCAACTTGCACAATGTCGCGCAAACAATCTCGGCCCCTGTGTCAGAGGATCATGCCGCAGGAGTTCGATCGCCCCATTCGAACCGATGGCTTCCGAACGCGCCAATTCGCGGGCACGCTCGGACATTTGTTCAAATGCGACGACACTCGCTTGATATTCACGGTCGTTCCAATCGTTGCTGAACGACAGAAACGTCAGACTACCCCATCCGGTCGCAAACGCCGCCACGAAAAACAGCCGGCACAAACGCTCAGCGCGTGGCGGAAGCAATCGATCGAGAATCGGCATGATCATGAACGCCGCCAGAAAAACAGCGGGGACCACATGCGTCGCAATGAATTCCGTATCGCCGGTAAAATACCTGCGAAGTTCAAACAGCCATCGGAAATACCATTCGGGACGTGGAGAAAACGGCAAGTCCGGGTCTGCCGGCGCGGGCAGAGGCGCGCCCCACTGCCATGAGATCCCGGAAATAGCACCGACAACAAGTAGCAAAGCGGTCAAATTGCGAACCGACTGATACGGCCAGTAAGGCAATAGCGGCGCTGAGATCGACAGATCACTGGCAAAATTTCTCCGATAAGAATTGTGCTTGATGACCTGATGCAAATGGACAAAACACAAACCGCTGACGAGTAGCGGCAGCAGCCCCACGTGCAGAAAATAAAGGCGCGTCAGTGTCAGATTGCCGACATCGTCCCCGCCGAAGAGAATGCGTTGAAACCAGGGGCCGACGACCGGAGTCGCGGCGAGGATATTGCCTTCTACTTGAATCTGGGCAATCCCTTTTTGTGTCGCTGCAAGCGGATTGCCAGTGATCGTCCAGACCAAGATTAACGGAAACAACAGCAATCCTGTGATCCATACGAGCTCTCGAGGCGCTCGATAGGCGCGAATGATGATGACTCGGACAATGTGAATGCCAAACAAAATAATCAGGGCGTGTGAGGAGTAATGGTGCACCCCTCGCAAGAATCGTCCCGCGGACGATTGATCGATAAAATTGACGCTGGCCCAAGCGCTCGCCATGGACGGGCTATACGTGGACATGAGCAACAGGCCTGTGACGCATTCAATGACTAATAGCCACAGGAGACAGCTTGCACTGGTGTATGACCAACTGGGACCGTCAGGTAACACCCGCTGACAAAGGATTGCCAGATAGTGCCGGTAGTTGACCCGTCGATCAAGCCAGTCTAGCAAAGCGTATTTTTCAACAGTTCTCGGCGGATTAACTTCGGACGACACGTTGTTTTGATCCGATCTGAAATGTTTCGAATTTGACTTCAACCCAGGCGTCTTCACTTGAAGAGTCGCACACAACGCGGCACGCCAAAGGATCCATATCACGTGGCGCGTGGTTCGCTTCTTGAGACACCGGGTCGTTCTGACGTTCTCCGTTCAGGTCAAAAGTCGCCCGATGGCAGGGACAGACGAATTTCTGACTCGAAGGCTGCATCTGGATCTGACATCCCATATGGGGACAGACACTGCTGAAGGCATGTACCTCAGTTTCCGCAGCACCCGATGCGGCAGGACGCCGAATCAGCCATACGCGTCCCAGAACTTGTTGGTCGCTTTGTACCCAGGCATCTTGCTTACTACCGAGGACGGGTACCATGACTGGCCGACCAACGGATAGATCTTGCAAACGTTTCAGCCTGCGAAAATCCGACTCCGGCTCTGTCACTGACGGAGCTTTGCCAGACAAGTATCGGATTCCGGGTAGGCCAATGATTGCAGCGATCGTTGTCGCCATTCCACGACTTAACCACTGCAATAGCTCACGACGATTCATGAGGATCTTTCCAGGCGGGAAGGTGAGGCAGGATGCTTCGGACGGTTGGAAATCGACGGAGGGCACATGCGATGTACGACGCGATGATTGTCAGGCGGGACGAGCGGTGAGCGAGGACACTCGAAGACACGGATGCCCAACTCAAGCGACAGTCGAATTCAGGTAAGCAGTTTCGCCAAGGGCGTCCAACAGTGCGTCGTCCAGCCTCTGTGTGGTGGCGTCTGCCTGATGGCGTTTCAGATGTTGACGAAACGCCGTTGAGATGGAAACGCCAAGTCCATTGGCCCATTCCGGCGCGTCCGAGGCAATGACACACCGGCCGAGACAATCGAGAGGACGCACACACGTACATGCGCATTGTCCATCTTCGAGTCGCATCGGACAACGCTCTTCTCGAAGACGGGATTGCTGTAAAACGCGATGAATTTCGTCGGCTCCTTGTCGCCGAATCTCGTGAGCGATCGCACTCGCTTCGACTCTCGTGACCTGAGGAACAAAACCCGTCTCCGAGCAAGTCAAGCGAGTCTCATCCTCGGAAATCTCACATGCGAGAGAAGCTGTCGTTTGCAGTAACTCGGTGGTCGGCAACACCGTAACAGCAGGCCGAAAATTTCGGCGACGAGCGTCACCCGCGAACGATGGAGTCCGCGCGGTGAAATCAAAGAGCGCTAGGCCCATCAGCGAGGCAACGAGCAAGAGACACAAGGGTAAGCTCAACAGGACGAAAGCTGACATATCGTGACCCTCCGATGAACAGTTCCCACCCGTGAAACAGCCTTGGCCAACGGCCGATCGATCCTGCACTCGCCCAAAGCTGACCCACAAACAATATAACTGGATCTTTTTATCCATTATTGGATCGCAGGCGAGTCATGTCAACTGTTGCAAATGAGTGTCCGTCGTTTCGTGAGGGAAATCGTCCGCCTGAAGTCGCTCAAATGATTCTCACCAGCAGGAGGATATTTTCATGGTCTCGACGAGAGTTGGGGTCGAGGGAGAGGCTTCCCCGGCGTGGAGTGGGCGAATCGTTTCTGAGGCTGCTCGCAGTGAAACTGTGATCCACGGAGCATGAGGCCCTGAAAAACTTTGGTCGCTGGTTCGCAACTCAA
This genomic interval from Schlesneria paludicola DSM 18645 contains the following:
- a CDS encoding cytochrome b N-terminal domain-containing protein — its product is MSSEVNPPRTVEKYALLDWLDRRVNYRHYLAILCQRVLPDGPSWSYTSASCLLWLLVIECVTGLLLMSTYSPSMASAWASVNFIDQSSAGRFLRGVHHYSSHALIILFGIHIVRVIIIRAYRAPRELVWITGLLLFPLILVWTITGNPLAATQKGIAQIQVEGNILAATPVVGPWFQRILFGGDDVGNLTLTRLYFLHVGLLPLLVSGLCFVHLHQVIKHNSYRRNFASDLSISAPLLPYWPYQSVRNLTALLLVVGAISGISWQWGAPLPAPADPDLPFSPRPEWYFRWLFELRRYFTGDTEFIATHVVPAVFLAAFMIMPILDRLLPPRAERLCRLFFVAAFATGWGSLTFLSFSNDWNDREYQASVVAFEQMSERARELARSEAIGSNGAIELLRHDPLTQGPRLFARHCASCHAMADAGDQGTAVAESTAPNLYGIGSTKWIMGFFDVDQISGSNYFGNTAFKNNEMTEHIRSLFAENDRPALQNKLMAVATALAAEAGHEPYQSSDAQRGRELLVGELKCTDCHKFGNQGSLGSAPDLTGYASREWLVGLISNPSSPRFYGDRNDRMPSFSLDQTHPEFNLLSTLEMDILVKWMTRLPDDARVAEGRKAQRPAQPPFQESTAQTIAVEQNSN
- a CDS encoding QcrA and Rieske domain-containing protein, which translates into the protein MNRRELLQWLSRGMATTIAAIIGLPGIRYLSGKAPSVTEPESDFRRLKRLQDLSVGRPVMVPVLGSKQDAWVQSDQQVLGRVWLIRRPAASGAAETEVHAFSSVCPHMGCQIQMQPSSQKFVCPCHRATFDLNGERQNDPVSQEANHAPRDMDPLACRVVCDSSSEDAWVEVKFETFQIGSKQRVVRS